One Thunnus maccoyii chromosome 14, fThuMac1.1, whole genome shotgun sequence genomic window carries:
- the grem2a gene encoding gremlin-2, whose translation MLWKITIPVILAGVLCITAETKKPRPQGSIPSPYKTKGNLSSERHHRLLQQKPEVLSSSREALVVTERRYLRRDWCKTQPLRQTISEEGCRSRTVVNRFCYGQCNSFYIPRHMGPSSGQGQSRGQASGSGRKSHNKAQEPFQSCSFCRPHRITQLTVQLDCPDLQPPFRHRKVQRVKQCRCMSVDVSGHGKL comes from the coding sequence ATGCTGTGGAAAATAACTATCCCAGTCATACTGGCTGGGGTGCTCTGCATCACTGCAGAGACCAAAAAGCCCAGACCCCAAGGATCCATCCCATCCCCATACAAGACCAAAGGGAACCTGTCCTCAGAACGTCACCACCGGCTATTGCAGCAGAAACCAGAGGTGTTATCCTCCAGCCGGGAGGCCTTGGTGGTAACAGAACGCCGCTACCTCCGCAGAGACTGGTGTAAGACCCAGCCCCTCCGTCAGACAATCAGCGAGGAGGGCTGCCGCAGCCGCACTGTGGTCAACCGCTTTTGCTATGGCCAGTGCAACTCCTTCTACATCCCCCGCCATATGGGTCCAAGCTCGGGTCAGGGCCAGAGCCGAGGCCAAGCTTCAGGCTCTGGAAGAAAAAGCCACAACAAGGCCCAGGAACCATTTCAGTCCTGCTCCTTCTGCAGGCCGCACCGTATCACACAGCTCACAGTGCAGCTGGACTGCCCAGACCTGCAGCCCCCTTTCAGACACCGTAAGGTCCAGAGGGTCAAACAGTGTCGCTGCATGTCTGTGGATGTGAGTGGCCATGGGAAACTGTGA